One Thermoproteota archaeon genomic region harbors:
- a CDS encoding FAD-binding oxidoreductase, with protein MEADVLVVGAGILGLATAYHVLSRDPEVNVLIVDRMGDVGQGATAKSAAGFRAGLFTSSTNRLLSDTSVDFYLYVQREEDYDLGMELVGYLILRSKEQFEEIADVAHALEKKGTLKIYRRAELKKVLEMNYEFDGDEEAEILGVKNVDYGLFGVKCGYIDADKLAYYYRDKIREMGGNFQFNTKVERIIVEPEIKLGIPREPRAWQKVRFAGVETNKGIMTAKKLVIAAGGWTHLLLDPLGIDCISKPKKRQIFTFRPRTEAQKALLNTKGFNEEGILPFTFLPTGHYIRADRRDGTFWFGFSDEIRPFAPDEEPEENYYYDNIYPIMVKYFPQLEGARVDNMWAGLYMLNSVDHNPVVFRRSNMVVATGASGSGILKGDAIGRIAAALLYGETYADLYGGEKIPTNKLEVVGRSLETESFVF; from the coding sequence TTGGAGGCCGATGTGCTCGTTGTGGGAGCCGGTATCTTGGGACTGGCTACCGCTTATCACGTTTTGAGTAGGGATCCCGAGGTTAACGTACTCATCGTCGATAGGATGGGAGATGTGGGTCAGGGAGCTACAGCAAAGAGCGCTGCCGGCTTCAGGGCTGGACTCTTTACCTCCTCAACCAACAGGCTCCTATCCGACACATCCGTCGACTTCTACCTCTATGTCCAGAGGGAGGAGGATTACGACTTGGGGATGGAGCTAGTGGGCTACCTCATATTGAGGAGCAAGGAGCAGTTCGAGGAGATAGCCGACGTAGCCCACGCGCTGGAGAAGAAGGGGACCCTGAAGATCTACCGGAGGGCTGAACTGAAGAAGGTACTCGAGATGAACTACGAGTTCGACGGGGATGAGGAGGCCGAGATCCTAGGGGTGAAGAACGTAGACTACGGGCTGTTCGGTGTCAAATGCGGCTACATAGACGCTGACAAGCTTGCCTACTACTACAGAGACAAAATCAGAGAGATGGGAGGGAACTTCCAATTCAACACTAAGGTGGAGAGGATAATAGTAGAGCCCGAGATCAAGCTCGGCATCCCTAGGGAGCCTAGAGCCTGGCAGAAGGTGAGGTTCGCCGGCGTGGAGACGAACAAGGGGATAATGACCGCGAAGAAGCTCGTGATAGCTGCAGGCGGATGGACCCACCTCCTGCTCGATCCCCTAGGCATAGACTGCATTTCCAAGCCGAAGAAGAGGCAGATATTCACCTTCAGGCCCAGGACTGAAGCCCAGAAGGCTCTTCTGAACACGAAGGGGTTCAACGAGGAGGGCATACTCCCATTCACCTTCCTCCCGACCGGTCACTACATAAGGGCTGATAGGAGGGATGGAACCTTCTGGTTCGGTTTTTCGGACGAGATAAGGCCCTTCGCCCCAGACGAGGAGCCCGAGGAGAACTACTACTACGATAACATCTACCCGATAATGGTGAAGTACTTCCCGCAGTTAGAGGGAGCCAGGGTGGACAATATGTGGGCCGGCCTGTATATGCTGAACTCCGTCGATCACAATCCTGTGGTTTTCAGGAGATCAAACATGGTCGTGGCTACTGGAGCTAGTGGAAGCGGGATCCTCAAGGGAGATGCGATCGGCAGGATCGCTGCGGCTCTCCTATACGGGGAGACTTACGCCGATCTGTACGGCGGGGAGAAGATACCCACCAACAAGCTAGAAGTGGTTGGAAGATCCTTGGAAACGGAGAGCTTCGTCTTCTGA
- a CDS encoding heterodisulfide reductase-related iron-sulfur binding cluster has translation MRESFPLLPSWTPVVMYSILVPFALIFLYGLWRISRKFELVRALKELDLRKLRRGLIRILSQKRVLERGRGFFHALLFAGTLVLFLGTLTVFLETDILEHLGVRILFDGTYSAFELIMDSFGILFLIGALSFFPTRDREGKVLLLGLLYIGVTGFFLESTRIYAQPNAASHYSLVGSLLSGTVGPLIPPSYTGLWWSHALLAFSMVAYLPYSNLLHSLTALLTSSLEEEVVRFPKEPFRLRELEDVEEIKLGFYEASELPWYEKYMLAACVKCGRCTDSCPANLTGRPLSPKDVVQGLKVSLLGGTYELAEDAVWSCVSCGACSTACPNYISPFIFLMERRRSLVAEGRIDKKMGELLNGLRRYHNSLSVPQRGRLSWIESDDDPDYYLWVGCQYSFDPVGKRIVSRLVDLLRKVGIRIAIFGEMETCCGEPARRLGEEGMFQEFALANAELFKELGVKRLLVLCPHGLTVFRHEYPKVVEDWDVEVVSHVELLAKLVREGQLKVGHNRELTFHDPCNLSRFNGVVEEPREILRRVNGFREMDRHGANTFCCGAGGANYWYQTGEGTMAKERVKEALEAGAKAVVVACPFCYAMLNDASKGMNLEGFEVLEISELLE, from the coding sequence GTGAGAGAGAGCTTCCCCCTCCTCCCAAGCTGGACCCCCGTAGTCATGTATTCGATCCTCGTACCATTTGCGCTAATCTTCCTGTACGGCCTCTGGAGGATCTCGAGGAAATTCGAGCTGGTCAGGGCGTTGAAGGAGCTTGACCTTAGAAAGCTGCGGAGGGGTCTGATAAGGATCTTATCTCAGAAGAGAGTTCTGGAGAGGGGTAGAGGTTTTTTTCACGCGCTCCTCTTCGCGGGCACCCTTGTCCTGTTTCTAGGCACACTCACGGTGTTCCTCGAGACGGATATCCTCGAGCACCTCGGTGTCAGAATACTCTTCGACGGGACCTACTCAGCCTTCGAGCTGATAATGGACAGTTTCGGCATCCTCTTCCTAATTGGAGCCCTTTCATTCTTTCCCACCAGGGATAGAGAGGGTAAGGTCCTCCTGTTGGGGCTCCTCTATATAGGGGTGACGGGTTTCTTCCTAGAATCAACTAGGATCTACGCTCAACCTAACGCTGCCAGCCATTATTCGCTCGTGGGCTCCCTGCTCTCCGGAACGGTTGGTCCCCTCATCCCCCCCTCCTACACGGGCCTGTGGTGGAGTCACGCCCTCCTAGCTTTCTCGATGGTAGCCTATCTGCCCTACAGTAACCTGCTCCACTCCCTCACCGCCCTCCTCACCTCCTCCTTGGAGGAGGAGGTCGTCAGATTTCCGAAGGAACCGTTCAGGCTGCGGGAGCTGGAGGATGTCGAGGAGATCAAGCTGGGTTTCTATGAAGCCTCTGAACTTCCGTGGTACGAGAAGTACATGCTCGCCGCCTGTGTGAAATGTGGGAGGTGCACCGACTCCTGCCCCGCCAACCTGACGGGCAGGCCCCTCTCACCAAAGGACGTGGTTCAGGGATTGAAGGTCTCACTGCTGGGAGGCACTTACGAGCTGGCTGAGGACGCTGTCTGGTCATGCGTCTCCTGTGGAGCCTGTTCGACGGCCTGCCCGAATTATATAAGCCCGTTCATCTTCCTTATGGAGAGGAGGCGCTCTCTCGTGGCGGAGGGCAGGATAGACAAGAAGATGGGTGAGCTGCTGAACGGGCTGAGGAGATACCACAACTCCCTCTCCGTCCCGCAGAGGGGGAGGCTGAGCTGGATTGAGAGCGACGACGATCCCGACTATTACCTGTGGGTGGGCTGCCAGTACTCCTTCGATCCCGTGGGTAAGAGAATCGTTTCTAGGCTCGTAGACCTGCTGAGGAAGGTGGGCATCAGGATTGCGATCTTCGGGGAGATGGAGACCTGCTGCGGCGAGCCTGCTAGGAGGTTAGGAGAGGAGGGCATGTTCCAAGAGTTCGCCCTCGCCAATGCCGAGCTCTTCAAAGAGCTAGGAGTGAAGAGGCTCCTAGTTCTCTGCCCGCACGGCCTCACCGTGTTCAGGCACGAGTATCCCAAGGTAGTCGAGGACTGGGATGTGGAAGTGGTCTCGCATGTGGAGCTGCTGGCTAAGCTGGTGAGAGAGGGACAGTTGAAGGTAGGTCACAACAGGGAACTGACGTTCCACGATCCGTGCAACCTCTCCAGATTCAATGGGGTGGTGGAGGAGCCGAGGGAAATATTGAGGAGAGTAAATGGATTCAGAGAGATGGACAGACACGGCGCGAACACCTTCTGCTGTGGTGCGGGAGGCGCTAACTACTGGTACCAGACCGGGGAGGGGACCATGGCTAAGGAGAGGGTAAAAGAAGCCCTAGAAGCTGGGGCGAAGGCTGTGGTGGTGGCATGCCCGTTCTGCTACGCTATGCTCAACGATGCCTCCAAAGGGATGAACTTGGAGGGTTTTGAGGTCTTGGAGATCAGCGAGCTCTTGGAGTGA
- a CDS encoding adenylosuccinate synthase: MPAVIVVGMQFGDESKGAVVDYLAEWADLVVRYNGGSNAGHTVVAEGQKYKLHLMPSSVVRSKRGVLGAGVAFDPEVFIRELEDLRSRGKGVDVLISLKATLLLPYHKELDAALAGGKLGTTKRGIGPAYQDKMARVSGLKVSDLFSSNFPKRLREVLEIKEEELRRAGVLMGDLDEYYERLIERAEGWREVLEPFVGDDHLEVNAAIAEGKFVLFEGAQGTMLDVDHGTYPFVTSSNAIAGGACTGVGVSPLAIDAVVGVSKAYTTRVGKGPFPTELAGDLAKYIRDKGGEYGTTTGRPRRVGWLDLPMLRYSALINGIGYLAIRKVDVLSGLYKVKVAVAYEIDGEEYRVAPPYVGALERAKPVYEELDGWRVENWGKLVREGWDSFPEEVKAYVEFVEKEVNAKAVMIGVGPEREMTVPTPALEDLLSM, encoded by the coding sequence ATGCCTGCTGTGATTGTCGTGGGCATGCAGTTCGGTGACGAAAGCAAGGGTGCTGTGGTGGATTACTTAGCAGAGTGGGCCGATCTCGTCGTCAGGTACAACGGGGGTAGCAACGCGGGACACACGGTCGTGGCGGAGGGGCAGAAGTACAAACTTCACCTGATGCCCTCCAGCGTCGTAAGGAGTAAGAGAGGGGTCCTCGGCGCCGGAGTGGCCTTCGATCCGGAGGTATTCATACGGGAGCTCGAGGACCTCAGATCTAGGGGGAAGGGGGTCGATGTGCTAATATCCTTGAAGGCCACACTTCTCCTTCCCTATCACAAGGAACTTGACGCCGCGCTGGCTGGAGGTAAGCTTGGCACGACCAAGAGGGGGATAGGTCCGGCCTATCAAGACAAGATGGCCAGGGTCTCCGGACTGAAGGTCAGTGATCTGTTCAGCTCCAACTTCCCCAAAAGGCTGAGGGAGGTCCTCGAGATCAAAGAGGAGGAGTTGAGGAGAGCTGGGGTGCTCATGGGCGATCTGGACGAATATTACGAGCGGCTGATCGAAAGGGCCGAAGGCTGGAGGGAAGTATTGGAGCCGTTTGTTGGTGATGACCACTTGGAGGTCAACGCGGCCATAGCCGAGGGAAAGTTCGTCCTCTTCGAGGGAGCGCAGGGCACAATGCTGGATGTGGATCACGGCACCTATCCCTTCGTGACCTCCTCCAACGCGATCGCCGGTGGGGCGTGCACGGGGGTGGGGGTCAGTCCTCTCGCCATAGATGCTGTGGTTGGGGTCAGCAAGGCTTACACCACTAGGGTGGGAAAGGGTCCCTTTCCCACGGAGCTGGCTGGAGACCTAGCTAAGTACATCAGGGACAAGGGAGGAGAATACGGCACCACCACAGGAAGGCCACGCAGGGTAGGCTGGCTAGATTTGCCCATGCTGAGGTACTCGGCCCTGATCAACGGAATAGGCTACCTAGCCATAAGGAAAGTGGATGTCCTCTCGGGCCTCTACAAGGTGAAAGTGGCCGTGGCTTATGAGATAGATGGTGAGGAGTACCGGGTGGCTCCCCCTTACGTGGGAGCCCTTGAAAGGGCGAAGCCAGTGTACGAGGAGCTCGACGGTTGGAGGGTGGAGAATTGGGGCAAGCTCGTCAGAGAGGGCTGGGACTCCTTCCCTGAGGAGGTGAAGGCCTACGTGGAATTTGTGGAGAAAGAGGTGAACGCGAAAGCCGTCATGATTGGGGTCGGGCCAGAGAGGGAGATGACCGTCCCCACACCAGCGTTGGAGGACCTCCTCTCCATGTGA
- a CDS encoding orotidine 5'-phosphate decarboxylase: protein MILALDFPSGDLDELLNGLRDYVVGVKVGFPLALTIGWEGIAELASRHEHYYWIADFKLADIPDVVEHILDRFREMGMDAAIIHLFTGHRRYETGLELIGVAGMSHPQAKLIRENFIKLLEEAKLLNVMGIVVGATRPEMIREARRRLPDVRIFSPGVGFQGAKPGSALEAGANFEIVGRSILRNEDPVKAARSVVEAQRVILHGKR from the coding sequence TTGATTCTCGCGTTAGACTTCCCATCTGGAGACTTGGATGAACTCCTTAATGGGCTGAGGGACTACGTAGTGGGCGTGAAGGTGGGTTTTCCCCTAGCACTGACCATAGGATGGGAGGGAATAGCGGAGCTAGCGAGTAGACACGAACATTACTACTGGATCGCAGATTTCAAGCTGGCAGATATACCTGATGTGGTCGAGCACATCCTAGACAGGTTCAGGGAGATGGGCATGGATGCCGCTATAATACACCTGTTCACAGGGCACAGGAGGTACGAGACTGGACTGGAACTGATCGGAGTGGCGGGCATGAGTCACCCCCAAGCTAAACTCATCAGGGAGAACTTCATTAAGCTGCTGGAGGAAGCGAAGCTACTCAACGTCATGGGTATCGTCGTCGGAGCTACTAGACCGGAGATGATCAGGGAGGCGAGGAGAAGGCTTCCCGACGTCCGGATCTTCTCCCCAGGTGTGGGATTCCAAGGTGCCAAGCCAGGATCTGCCTTGGAGGCCGGTGCGAACTTCGAGATAGTGGGCAGGTCCATTCTGAGGAACGAGGATCCTGTTAAGGCCGCGAGGAGTGTGGTGGAGGCTCAGAGGGTGATCCTTCATGGAAAGCGCTGA
- the pyrE gene encoding orotate phosphoribosyltransferase: MESAELGLILVSKGMLKFGDFLLTSGRRSTIYVDLRPLPSFPKEFKAISEELAGRIGDGGICGVAVGGLPLATAVALLTSKPLIYIRKERKEHGTMSWMEGVVSEREYVVIDDVATTGGSLRRAVEAVREAGAAVREAWVVVDRLQGARESLEELDVELRSIATLPDIVRSVLPDLSPEERKYAEIYLEEVGY, encoded by the coding sequence ATGGAAAGCGCTGAGTTAGGACTAATCCTCGTGAGTAAGGGCATGCTCAAGTTCGGAGACTTTCTGCTAACCTCGGGCCGGAGGAGCACCATCTACGTGGATCTGAGGCCTCTTCCTTCATTCCCGAAGGAGTTCAAAGCGATCTCAGAGGAGCTGGCTGGGAGGATAGGCGATGGTGGGATATGCGGGGTTGCGGTCGGGGGCCTACCTCTAGCCACAGCGGTGGCCCTGCTAACCTCCAAGCCCCTAATCTACATCAGGAAGGAGAGAAAGGAACACGGGACAATGAGCTGGATGGAAGGGGTGGTGAGCGAACGGGAGTACGTGGTGATAGACGATGTGGCGACCACCGGTGGGTCACTTAGGAGGGCCGTTGAGGCGGTCAGGGAGGCAGGAGCTGCAGTCAGGGAGGCCTGGGTCGTGGTGGACAGGCTTCAGGGTGCGAGAGAGTCCTTGGAAGAGTTGGACGTAGAGTTGAGGAGCATTGCTACCCTCCCCGATATAGTCAGGTCCGTTCTCCCGGATCTCTCCCCTGAGGAGAGGAAATATGCGGAGATCTACCTTGAAGAGGTGGGATATTGA